One window of Haemorhous mexicanus isolate bHaeMex1 chromosome 16, bHaeMex1.pri, whole genome shotgun sequence genomic DNA carries:
- the LOC132334507 gene encoding olfactory receptor 14J1-like, whose translation LLYRTLLGSRACAHMAAAAWASAFLNALLHTANTFSLPLCHGNALGQFFCEIPHILKLSCSHSKLREHGIIVVVASLAFGCFVFMVYSYVQIFRAVLRILSEQGRHKAFSTCLPHLAVVSLFLSTGTFAHLKPPSISSPSLDLAVSVLYSVVPPELYFYYYTEELCIAMCA comes from the exons ctgctctacaggaccctcctgggcagcagagcttgtgcccacatggcagcagctgcctgggccagtgcctttctcaatgctctgctgcacacagccaatacattttccctgcccctgtgccatggcaatgccctgggccagttcttctgtgaaatcccacacatcctcaagctctcctgctcacactccAAACTCAGGGAACATGGAATTATTGTAGTTGTTGCCTCTTTAGcctttggttgttttgtgttcatggtttactcctatgtgcagattttcagggctgtgctgaggatcctctctgagcagggacggcacaaagccttttccacctgcctccctcacctggctgtggtctccctgttcctcagcactggcacatttgctcacctgaagcctccctccatctcctccccatccctggatctggcagtgtcagttctgtactcggtggtgcctcca GAGCTGTACTTCTACTACTACACTGAAGAATTGTGTATTGCCATGTGTGCCTGA